A genomic stretch from Aedes albopictus strain Foshan chromosome 2, AalbF5, whole genome shotgun sequence includes:
- the LOC109420707 gene encoding uncharacterized protein LOC109420707, with amino-acid sequence MFYPTKMSLPVVIDNSDPRYIFVNGVRYRRYWTHPVTAESLPDYLLEKILKRLDWSDVQSAMLVNKSWMNTVLGVQRWFDGGEPLSAEWRLNVVPHADENDTDYQHFKLEEYHHTLMQTRRQYKHMTIYWGDWERCLKTNLVKDQMLVDIIRRFQQTLVSLRITSGRYEMPPWIMSDILRMCTNLKCLDLNGMQAVSRYDFCNLDTYRTRINTLYDCNQVFSPNPNGSNIFANVTTLQVKISPSNKLKDLLHKLSPQLVQLSLSWELDKKGQVALPNDEFPLLETLILSSERVGPDNQLGRFLQRMPQLKALTLSPHKEEHISVLHWVHPDSLRHLDVWTGSLCPKKFAFIAKFPHLESLSIRGSYAMPNGPKKEGIVFRNVTRLALFGHEWRLHLNSIMVFFPNLVELELEAKETWGPADARSISNYTSLERLIVNEGLDTLEAFMEFCGELKVPELTVTTQSNAFVVKPLSKPLVQAPHIRKMSIYAYMIDPAIYKPMMQLMPKLRNLELSLELPCDNKVYRRIIAKFPLCDTVRKTYQKYKPVFDNT; translated from the exons ATGTTTTATCCAACAAAAATGTCGCTGCCGGTCGTTATTGATAATAG TGACCCAAGATACATCTTCGTGAACGGCGTACGGTACCGGCGCTACTGGACACATCCAGTGACTGCCGAATCTCTTCCGGACTAT ctgcttgaaaaaatcctgaaacgaTTGGACTGGTCCGACGTGCAGTCAGCGATGCTCGTAAACAAGTCCTGGATGAACACGGTGCTCGGTGTTCAGCGATGGTTTGACGGCGGAGAACCACTATCAGCCGAATGGCGATTGAATGTTGTACCACATGCGGATGAGAATGACACAGACTATCAACATTTCAAACTTGAGGAATATCATCACACGCTCATGCAAACTCGTCGGCAGTACAAACATATGACAATCTATTGGGGTGATTGGGAACGATGCCTCAAAACCAATCTGGTGAAGGATCAAATGCTTGTAGATATCATCAGGCGCTTTCAGCAAACTCTGGTTTCGCTAAGAATAACGTCCGGAAGGTACGAAATGCCTCCTTGGATAATGAGTGATATCTTGAGAATGTGCACGAATCTAAAATGTTTGGACCTAAATGGAATGCAGGCAGTATCGAGATACGACTTTTGCAATTTAGATACATACAGAACTAGAATAAATACGCTTTACGACTGCAATCAAGTGTTCAGTCCCAATCCAAATGGTTCAAACATATTCGCCAACGTAACTACCCTACAGGTGAAAATATCTCCGTCAAATAAGCTGAAAGACCTGCTTCACAAGTTAAGTCCCCAACTGGTTCAACTTTCCTTGAGTTGGGAACTGGACAAGAAAGGGCAAGTCGCTCTGCCCAACGATGAGTTCCCACTTTTGGAGACCCTGATTCTGTCTAGCGAAAGAGTCGGACCCGACAACCAGCTTGGCCGGTTCTTGCAAAGAATGCCACAACTGAAGGCACTAACGCTGTCCCCACATAAGGAGGAACACATTTCCGTACTACACTGGGTGCATCCAGACAGCTTGCGCCATCTTGACGTGTGGACGGGGTCCTTATGCCCAAAGAAATTCGCGTTCATCGCGAAGTTTCCCCACCTTGAA AGTCTTTCCATCAGAGGATCGTATGCAATGCCAAATGGACCGAAAAAGGAAGGGATCGTGTTCCGGAATGTCACGCGACTGGCACTGTTTGGCCATGAATGGCGACTGCATTTGAATAGTATTATGGTATTTTTCCCTAACCTAGTCGAACTGGAGCTGGAAGCTAAGGAAACTTGGGGCCCGGCTGACGCTCGTTCCATCAGCAACTATACATCGCTAGAGCGGTTGATCGTTAATGAG GGACTTGATACGTTGGAAGCGTTCATGGAATTTTGCGGCGAGCTGAAAGTACCCGAATTGACTGTTACTACGCAGAGTAATGCCTTTGTCGTGAAGCCTTTATCTAAACCATTGGTTCAAGCACCACATATTCGCAAAATGTCCATCTACGCTTATATG ATTGACCCGGCCATTTACAAACCAATGATGCAATTAATGCCAAAGTTAAGAAATCTGGAGCTGTCGTTGGAGCTTCCTTGTGATAATAAAGTTTATAGAAGGATCATTGCAAAATTTCCATTGTGTGACACCGTACGGAAAACCTATCAAAAGTATAAGCCAGTCTTTGATAACACTTAG